A single genomic interval of Eleutherodactylus coqui strain aEleCoq1 chromosome 3, aEleCoq1.hap1, whole genome shotgun sequence harbors:
- the HLX gene encoding H2.0-like homeobox protein isoform X1, whose product MYTTGLAPFYAASHFNLWSAYCSGGAGGGAGFPPLDPGKKPSFCIADILHVGDPDSPPGSSGLTAAAAHLGILHPAQYQQAGSPLRPTPVTPDSAAAFHHRLSPYQTHRPLCSSSDPRIQHGGSQPAPSSKDLKFGIDRILSTEFDPKVKEGNTLRDLTSLISSGRQSGVHAAPHMQSTAGQFFASLDPLTETPSILGQLNTNQRSSVQQHFQDTFPGPYAVLTKDTMPQTYKRKRSWSRAVFSNLQRKGLEKRFEVQKYVTKPDRKQLAAMLGLTDAQVKVWFQNRRMKWRHSKEAQAQKDKEKEDSEKCEAPCAGEVDIDRSNSPYRSDGDSDSSDSDLLDMMPSDTERTEGGGSEPQQTSVIKSSSTTDLSTQQAVPCPETPQPTEPLSALI is encoded by the exons ATGTATACCACTGGGCTGGCTCCCTTCTATGCAGCTTCTCACTTCAATCTATGGTCTGCCTATTGCTCTGGGGGTGCAGGAGGGGGTGCTGGATTCCCCCCACTAGACCCTGGGAAGAAGCCCTCATTTTGCATCGCTGATATCCTGCACGTTGGGGATCCTGACAGCCCCCCTGGTTCCTCTGGCCTGACAGCAGCTGCAGCCCACCTGGGGATCCTCCACCCTGCACAGTACCAGCAGGCAGGATCACCCCTCAGACCTACTCCAGTCACCCCAGACTCTGCTGCTGCCTTTCACCATAGGCTCTCCCCCTACCAGACCCACAGACCACTGTGCAGCAGCAGCGACCCTCGGATACAGCATGGCGGCTCTCAACCGGCTCCTTCCAGCAAAGACCTGAAATTTGGAATCGATCGGATCCTCTCCACAGAGTTTGATCCTAAAGTGAAAGAAGGAAACACACTGCGAG ATCTGACCTCATTAATCAGCTCAGGCCGCCAGTCAGGGGTCCATGCCGCCCCCCACATGCAGTCCACAGCCGGGCAGTTCTTCGCCTCCCTAGACCCCCTCACAGAGACCCCCTCAATCCTGGGGCAACTCAATACAAACCAGAGGAGCTCAGTGCAGCAGCATTTCCAGGACACCTTCCCAG GTCCCTATGCAGTGCTCACCAAGGACACCATGCCCCAGACCTACAAGAGGAAAAGATCCTGGTCCAGAGCTGTATTCTCTAATCTACAGAGGAAAGGGCTAGAGAAGAGGTTTGAGGTACAGAAGTATGTGACCAAGCCTGACCGGAAGCAGCTGGCAGCCATGCTAGGCCTCACTGATGCCCAG GTGAAAGTCTGGTTCCAAAACAGGCGCATGAAATGGAGACATTCAAAAGAGGCTCAAGCACAAAAGGATAAAGAAAAGGAAGACAGTGAAAAGTGTGAAGCCCCCTGTGCAGGAGAAGTGGACATAGACAGGAGTAATAGTCCCTACAGATCTGATGGGGACAGTGACTCCAGTGACTCTGACCTGCTTGATATGATGCCAAGTGACACTGAAAGGACTGAAGGTGGTGGCTCTGAGCCTCAGCAAACCAGTGTAATCAAGTCCTCCTCTACCACTGACCTCTCCACACAGCAGGCTGTCCCCTGTCCAGAGACTCCCCAACCCACAGAGCCCCTCTCTGCATTAATCTAG
- the HLX gene encoding H2.0-like homeobox protein isoform X2, with product MYTTGLAPFYAASHFNLWSAYCSGGAGGGAGFPPLDPGKKPSFCIADILHVGDPDSPPGSSGLTAAAAHLGILHPAQYQQAGSPLRPTPVTPDSAAAFHHRLSPYQTHRPLCSSSDPRIQHGGSQPAPSSKDLKFGIDRILSTEFDPKVKEGNTLRGPYAVLTKDTMPQTYKRKRSWSRAVFSNLQRKGLEKRFEVQKYVTKPDRKQLAAMLGLTDAQVKVWFQNRRMKWRHSKEAQAQKDKEKEDSEKCEAPCAGEVDIDRSNSPYRSDGDSDSSDSDLLDMMPSDTERTEGGGSEPQQTSVIKSSSTTDLSTQQAVPCPETPQPTEPLSALI from the exons ATGTATACCACTGGGCTGGCTCCCTTCTATGCAGCTTCTCACTTCAATCTATGGTCTGCCTATTGCTCTGGGGGTGCAGGAGGGGGTGCTGGATTCCCCCCACTAGACCCTGGGAAGAAGCCCTCATTTTGCATCGCTGATATCCTGCACGTTGGGGATCCTGACAGCCCCCCTGGTTCCTCTGGCCTGACAGCAGCTGCAGCCCACCTGGGGATCCTCCACCCTGCACAGTACCAGCAGGCAGGATCACCCCTCAGACCTACTCCAGTCACCCCAGACTCTGCTGCTGCCTTTCACCATAGGCTCTCCCCCTACCAGACCCACAGACCACTGTGCAGCAGCAGCGACCCTCGGATACAGCATGGCGGCTCTCAACCGGCTCCTTCCAGCAAAGACCTGAAATTTGGAATCGATCGGATCCTCTCCACAGAGTTTGATCCTAAAGTGAAAGAAGGAAACACACTGCGAG GTCCCTATGCAGTGCTCACCAAGGACACCATGCCCCAGACCTACAAGAGGAAAAGATCCTGGTCCAGAGCTGTATTCTCTAATCTACAGAGGAAAGGGCTAGAGAAGAGGTTTGAGGTACAGAAGTATGTGACCAAGCCTGACCGGAAGCAGCTGGCAGCCATGCTAGGCCTCACTGATGCCCAG GTGAAAGTCTGGTTCCAAAACAGGCGCATGAAATGGAGACATTCAAAAGAGGCTCAAGCACAAAAGGATAAAGAAAAGGAAGACAGTGAAAAGTGTGAAGCCCCCTGTGCAGGAGAAGTGGACATAGACAGGAGTAATAGTCCCTACAGATCTGATGGGGACAGTGACTCCAGTGACTCTGACCTGCTTGATATGATGCCAAGTGACACTGAAAGGACTGAAGGTGGTGGCTCTGAGCCTCAGCAAACCAGTGTAATCAAGTCCTCCTCTACCACTGACCTCTCCACACAGCAGGCTGTCCCCTGTCCAGAGACTCCCCAACCCACAGAGCCCCTCTCTGCATTAATCTAG